In a genomic window of Occallatibacter riparius:
- a CDS encoding tyrosine-type recombinase/integrase, with protein MKLTDTALRNAKSAKIAYTVADGHGLFLLIQPNGAKLWRFAYRFEGKQKRLALGAYPVVTLAKAREKHIEARRALDNGIDPAAQRKAEKQSAKGDTFGDIAGLWYEHWKPHKSARYVVTMDSRLKADILPAIGSRPIAKIEAPEVIEMVKAIEARGACEIARRALEVTSQVFRYAIANGLAQRNPAADVRASDVLKPVKKTNHARVNAKELPALLAAINSYGGYRGGQTSMAMRLMSYTFLRTSELNGARWDEVNFADARWDIPAQRMKKDRPHIVPLSRQVVDLLKRLRRENENSEYLFPGVRGHMSGGTISNALKRMGYRGKMTGHGFRGVASTLLHEQGWPHEHIELQLAHAAVNAVSAAYNHALYIPQRREMMQAWADYLDNELAKALQIAGAN; from the coding sequence ATGAAGCTGACAGATACGGCACTGCGAAACGCCAAATCAGCGAAAATCGCATACACGGTAGCCGACGGGCACGGCCTGTTTCTTCTAATACAGCCCAATGGCGCGAAGCTGTGGAGATTCGCCTACCGCTTCGAGGGAAAGCAGAAGCGACTGGCGCTCGGAGCGTACCCGGTCGTAACGCTCGCAAAAGCCCGCGAGAAGCACATAGAAGCCCGGCGAGCACTGGATAACGGCATTGACCCAGCCGCTCAGCGGAAGGCAGAGAAGCAATCGGCAAAGGGTGACACATTCGGCGACATTGCCGGTTTGTGGTACGAGCATTGGAAGCCTCACAAGAGCGCCCGCTACGTCGTCACAATGGACAGCCGACTCAAAGCCGACATTCTGCCCGCAATTGGCTCCCGGCCCATCGCTAAGATCGAAGCACCCGAAGTGATCGAAATGGTGAAAGCGATTGAGGCAAGAGGGGCCTGTGAAATCGCGCGGCGAGCACTTGAGGTTACGAGTCAGGTATTTCGATATGCAATCGCCAATGGGCTGGCACAGCGCAACCCGGCGGCCGATGTGAGAGCGTCAGACGTACTCAAGCCTGTGAAGAAGACCAATCACGCTCGCGTAAACGCGAAGGAGCTACCTGCGCTTTTGGCCGCAATCAACAGCTATGGCGGCTATCGGGGCGGACAAACGAGCATGGCGATGCGGTTGATGTCTTACACGTTTCTTAGAACCAGCGAGTTGAACGGGGCGCGCTGGGACGAGGTCAACTTCGCCGACGCGCGGTGGGACATTCCCGCACAGCGCATGAAAAAAGACAGGCCCCACATCGTCCCGCTCTCGCGTCAGGTTGTCGACCTGCTCAAACGGTTGCGGCGAGAGAACGAGAACAGCGAGTACCTATTTCCCGGCGTCAGAGGACACATGAGCGGGGGAACAATCTCGAACGCGCTAAAGCGCATGGGGTACAGGGGCAAGATGACAGGACACGGATTTCGGGGTGTTGCATCGACGCTGCTGCATGAGCAGGGGTGGCCCCATGAGCATATAGAGTTGCAGCTGGCTCATGCAGCCGTTAATGCCGTGAGCGCCGCCTACAATCACGCCCTCTACATTCCCCAGCGCCGCGAAATGATGCAAGCATGGGCAGACTACCTAGATAATGAGTTGGCTAAAGCTCTCCAGATCGCAGGAGCTAACTGA